In Paludisphaera rhizosphaerae, one DNA window encodes the following:
- a CDS encoding extracellular solute-binding protein, whose product MIRMTTTTGLLGLALLLGASAAPTAKAEDGTVVVYASLDREFSDPVLRDLAKRAGLTLRPKYDVESTKTVGLVNTIMAESVNTRCDLFWNNEILNTIRLKRKGLLQPFHPSAAGELPPTFVDSDGTWYGFAARARILIVNKNLVPEAERPKGIQDLLDPRWKGKIGIAKPLFGTTATHAACLFASWGDDKAKDYFQRLKANGVQVLSGNKQVAQAVSSGQIAFGMTDTDDAMGEFEAGAPVAIIYPDRNPDQMGTLFIPNTLCLIKNAPHPEAARKLADAIVSPGVENRLADGPSAQIPLLKTAARPARVETPATVHAMPADFQAAADAWDRAAAFLAREFAD is encoded by the coding sequence ATGATCCGAATGACGACCACCACGGGCCTCCTCGGCCTTGCGCTGCTGCTGGGCGCATCCGCCGCGCCGACCGCGAAGGCCGAGGATGGGACCGTCGTCGTTTATGCGTCTCTCGACCGCGAGTTCTCAGACCCCGTCTTGAGGGACCTGGCTAAACGCGCGGGCCTGACGCTTCGGCCCAAGTACGACGTCGAGAGCACCAAGACGGTCGGCCTGGTGAACACGATCATGGCGGAGTCGGTCAACACTCGCTGCGACCTTTTCTGGAACAACGAGATCCTCAATACGATCCGGCTCAAGCGCAAGGGGCTGTTGCAGCCGTTTCACCCCAGCGCCGCGGGGGAGTTGCCGCCGACCTTCGTCGACTCCGACGGCACCTGGTACGGCTTCGCGGCGCGGGCTCGAATTCTGATCGTCAACAAGAACCTCGTCCCGGAGGCTGAGAGGCCGAAGGGGATTCAGGATCTCCTGGACCCACGTTGGAAGGGGAAGATCGGTATCGCCAAGCCGCTCTTCGGCACAACGGCCACCCACGCCGCTTGCCTCTTCGCCTCGTGGGGCGACGACAAGGCCAAGGACTACTTTCAGCGTCTGAAGGCGAACGGCGTACAGGTCCTCTCGGGGAACAAACAGGTGGCCCAGGCTGTCTCATCCGGCCAGATCGCCTTCGGCATGACCGACACCGACGACGCCATGGGCGAGTTCGAGGCCGGCGCGCCGGTGGCGATCATCTACCCCGACCGGAACCCCGACCAGATGGGGACCCTGTTTATCCCCAACACGCTTTGCCTGATCAAGAACGCCCCCCACCCCGAGGCCGCCAGGAAGCTGGCCGACGCGATCGTTTCGCCGGGGGTCGAGAACCGCCTGGCCGATGGCCCGAGCGCCCAGATCCCACTCCTGAAAACCGCCGCCCGCCCCGCTCGGGTCGAAACCCCAGCCACCGTCCACGCCATGCCCGCCGACTTCCAGGCCGCCGCCGACGCCTGGGACCGCGCCGCCGCCTTCCTGGCCAGGGAGTTCGCCGATTGA
- a CDS encoding Gfo/Idh/MocA family protein, whose protein sequence is MKNPSDERGGSSRRGFLNTAASLGAAAAFPTVIPGSALGKGGVVAPSERINLGVIGYGPRCKYDMGPMLAQPDVRCVAMCDVQTQRREEGKERVDKHYGDQKCDAIVDFRELLDRKDVDAVLIATGDRWHGHASILAARAGKDVYSEKPCAMTIDLAIKLADTFKETGRVFQAGTQRRSVPNFEYAVNLAQSGKLGKLKTLFASVYTPALVTQWLPSQPTPKKDVIDWDLWLGPAPWRTFNEAYAAGRWRDHFDLDAGVRLLDWGVHTVDLCQWANGADETTPILFEPAETRITAKYANGVELVLDFLKTPFGERTGWITALGTCPVRYVGTDGWVETGDNGGLELQPEPLKAGLKDLPTVAHNSGLDVGAHARNWLDCIKTRGKPAANVEVMRNSHIACHAAALSWLLGRKLEFDPTKFAFVNDDEANSLRSRPVREQWRI, encoded by the coding sequence ATGAAGAATCCGTCCGACGAACGAGGCGGCTCCAGCCGCCGAGGCTTTCTCAACACAGCCGCGAGCCTGGGCGCCGCCGCGGCCTTCCCGACGGTCATCCCCGGTTCCGCGCTGGGCAAGGGGGGCGTCGTCGCCCCCAGCGAGCGGATCAACCTGGGCGTGATCGGCTACGGCCCACGCTGCAAGTACGACATGGGGCCGATGCTGGCCCAGCCCGACGTTCGCTGCGTCGCCATGTGCGACGTTCAGACCCAGCGCCGCGAGGAGGGTAAGGAACGCGTCGACAAGCACTACGGCGACCAGAAGTGCGACGCGATCGTCGACTTTCGTGAGCTGCTGGACCGCAAAGACGTCGACGCCGTCCTGATCGCCACGGGCGACCGCTGGCACGGACACGCCTCGATCCTGGCCGCGAGGGCCGGCAAGGACGTGTACAGCGAAAAGCCCTGCGCCATGACGATCGACCTGGCGATCAAGCTGGCCGACACGTTCAAGGAGACCGGCCGCGTCTTCCAGGCCGGCACCCAGCGGCGCAGCGTTCCCAACTTTGAGTACGCCGTGAACCTGGCCCAGTCCGGGAAGCTAGGCAAGCTCAAGACGCTGTTCGCCTCGGTCTACACGCCGGCGCTGGTGACCCAGTGGCTCCCCTCCCAACCGACGCCCAAGAAGGACGTCATCGACTGGGACCTCTGGCTCGGCCCCGCGCCCTGGCGGACGTTCAACGAGGCCTACGCCGCAGGCCGCTGGCGCGACCACTTCGACCTCGACGCCGGCGTCCGGCTGCTGGACTGGGGCGTCCACACCGTCGATCTCTGCCAGTGGGCCAACGGCGCCGATGAGACGACCCCGATCTTGTTCGAGCCGGCCGAGACCCGCATCACCGCCAAGTACGCCAACGGCGTCGAACTGGTCCTCGACTTCCTCAAGACGCCGTTCGGCGAGCGCACGGGCTGGATCACCGCCCTGGGGACTTGCCCCGTCCGGTACGTCGGCACCGACGGCTGGGTCGAAACGGGCGACAACGGCGGCCTGGAACTCCAGCCCGAGCCGCTCAAGGCCGGCCTGAAAGACCTGCCGACGGTCGCCCACAACAGCGGCCTGGACGTGGGCGCCCACGCACGCAACTGGCTGGATTGCATCAAGACCCGTGGCAAGCCGGCCGCCAACGTGGAGGTCATGCGGAACTCCCACATCGCCTGCCACGCCGCCGCACTCTCCTGGCTGCTGGGCCGCAAGCTGGAGTTCGACCCGACCAAGTTCGCCTTCGTCAACGACGACGAGGCCAACAGCCTGCGCTCCCGGCCGGTCCGGGAACAGTGGAGAATATGA
- a CDS encoding peptidylprolyl isomerase, which yields MKRLTLAAALAGLAFAGCAQSRSAKLPDEPDAQPVGLVPVPSIHETINRGSNPAVARTTLPDPSNPNWSGAPLVSPRAATGLAPSVASSDGRTGPMPTRDASAVATRLSEPPRELPNAPTAAEPADAGPSLPPIIEAAPAAEPAPAEPPPEMTLSPAAEATPAPEPVGDPLLGPNPQLMPDMKPAPAASPVGEPLQPSASTLEPAPEPDPEPAPAPGSGSPSASLSPAPRGDSAVQQVSTASAPVVADVVDTNWKQATRAAARVGDEVITLGELVTAVKDTVRKQGGDVGRLSRQEKNLVAQHILNALIERSLMVQEAKHQLKTKDKQLVKIQEAADTVWRETELPPLLRQYSVENEQQLAHKLEEERRSLGAMRQNFRQEFLAYAFMEQKLGKVEVALPEMLKYYEAHRDDKANQRPPAIVWREILIDKRRHASPEEARRKADVLLDRLRRGEDFAALAAAESEAPAKFKANGGLMETAPGSYIVAAVNQAIETLPLNAVGDVVEGPESLHILRVQERRAGGPATFAELQDSIRAALRAEKGEGRRKVLVEGLRKKTLITTIFDGTESDPNLVRR from the coding sequence ATGAAGAGACTGACCCTCGCCGCGGCCCTGGCCGGACTCGCTTTCGCCGGCTGCGCGCAATCCCGATCCGCCAAGCTGCCGGACGAGCCGGACGCGCAGCCCGTCGGGCTGGTGCCGGTGCCGTCGATCCACGAGACGATCAACCGTGGCTCGAACCCCGCGGTCGCCCGAACAACCCTCCCCGACCCGTCGAACCCCAACTGGTCGGGCGCGCCGTTGGTTTCGCCCCGAGCGGCGACGGGCCTTGCGCCAAGCGTGGCCTCGTCCGACGGCCGGACCGGCCCCATGCCGACCCGGGACGCCTCCGCCGTGGCAACCCGCTTGAGCGAGCCGCCTCGCGAGCTGCCCAACGCGCCGACCGCCGCCGAACCGGCCGATGCCGGGCCGAGTCTCCCCCCGATCATCGAGGCCGCCCCCGCCGCCGAGCCCGCGCCGGCCGAACCGCCCCCCGAGATGACCCTATCCCCGGCGGCCGAGGCGACCCCAGCCCCTGAGCCCGTCGGCGATCCGCTCCTGGGCCCGAATCCCCAGTTGATGCCGGATATGAAGCCCGCGCCCGCGGCCTCACCGGTTGGCGAGCCCTTGCAACCGTCGGCCTCCACCCTGGAACCCGCCCCGGAGCCGGACCCGGAACCGGCCCCCGCCCCGGGCAGCGGCAGTCCCTCCGCCTCGTTGAGTCCCGCTCCGCGCGGAGATTCTGCCGTTCAACAGGTCTCCACGGCGTCGGCCCCGGTTGTGGCCGACGTCGTCGACACGAACTGGAAGCAGGCCACTCGCGCCGCCGCCCGCGTCGGCGACGAGGTCATCACCCTTGGCGAGCTGGTCACGGCGGTCAAGGACACGGTCCGCAAGCAGGGAGGCGACGTCGGCCGGCTCTCCAGGCAGGAGAAGAACCTCGTCGCCCAGCACATCCTCAACGCCCTCATCGAGCGGTCGCTGATGGTCCAGGAAGCCAAGCACCAGTTGAAAACCAAGGACAAGCAATTGGTGAAGATCCAGGAAGCCGCGGACACCGTCTGGCGAGAGACCGAACTCCCCCCTTTGCTCCGCCAGTACAGCGTCGAGAACGAGCAGCAGCTCGCCCACAAGCTTGAAGAAGAGCGCCGCTCGCTGGGCGCGATGAGACAGAACTTCCGCCAGGAGTTCCTCGCCTACGCCTTCATGGAGCAGAAGCTCGGCAAGGTTGAGGTCGCCCTCCCCGAGATGCTCAAGTACTACGAGGCCCACCGCGACGACAAGGCAAACCAGCGGCCCCCGGCCATCGTCTGGCGCGAGATCCTGATCGACAAGCGCCGGCACGCCTCGCCTGAAGAAGCCCGCCGCAAGGCCGACGTCCTGCTCGATCGCCTCCGCCGAGGCGAGGACTTCGCCGCTCTCGCCGCCGCCGAGAGCGAGGCGCCGGCCAAATTCAAGGCCAACGGCGGCCTCATGGAGACAGCGCCCGGCAGCTACATCGTCGCCGCAGTCAATCAAGCCATCGAGACCCTCCCCCTGAACGCCGTCGGCGACGTCGTCGAAGGCCCCGAGAGCCTCCACATCCTCCGCGTCCAGGAACGTCGCGCCGGCGGGCCCGCCACCTTCGCTGAGCTGCAAGACTCGATCCGAGCCGCCCTCCGCGCTGAGAAGGGGGAAGGCCGACGTAAAGTCCTCGTCGAGGGCCTCCGCAAGAAGACCCTGATCACGACGATCTTTGACGGGACCGAGAGCGACCCGAACCTGGTCCGCCGCTGA